The Tolypothrix sp. PCC 7712 region ACTTTCTGGGTAAATGAAGAGATAATCGAGCAGTGGCGTAACCAACAGAAGACAGGTAGAAAGGGTAGTTCCAATTATTACAGTGACGTGGTGATCGCTAAAATGGGGACGATTCAGTCGGTGTTTCATCTATCAGGGCGGCAAGCAGCAATTCCACCTCGTAGCAACGCCAAAATTCAACAACACCCAGACTGGCAAGCACAGCTACATCCTAGAGATGAAAACCTCCGACGGGTGAACCAAGTCGGGCTTAAGCAATGGAAACAAGAAACTGGTTATCATCGTCGTTCTTTGTCCGAAACTGCAATCTTTCGCCTTAAAATCATCAATGGTTGTAAGTTAAGACGACGCTATGCATGATAATCAGGCTGTTGAGTTATTTCTACAATGTGCCGCGCTTAATCGCATGATCCAGTTAGGTAAACCAGACACTTACAAAGTTGAAGGTTAATTTCAAATCCAATTACGGATTGGTATGTCCTTTTTTTCTTTCATGCAACAAAGCCGCTCGATGCTTCAAACTGCCAAAAAGTAGCTAGCTTGGCTCAATTGTGTTAACATCAATCGAGAAAAGATGCAGAAATGGGCAAAACACGCCCCATGAATTATCTACAGAAATTTCATCTAGTCGAGGCAGAAAAAGCGCGAGTCTTAGGGCAATTTTTTGAGGCTGAAGAGTTTTACGAACGAGCGATCGCTCTTGCTGCTGAAAATGAGTTTATCCAGGAAGAAGCACTCGCCTATGAATTAGCGGCAAAACATTATTTGGCGCGAGGTCGGTCAAAAATTGCCCAAACCTACATGAAAGAGGCGCACTATTGCTACGATCGCTGGGGCGCAACCGCTAAAGTTAAAGATTTAGAAAAACGCTATCCACAACTCCTCAAAACCAACCTAGTTCGGCAATCACATTCAATCGTGACCGATGAAACTATCCGTCATCCGACTGCGGCGATCGATTTGGCGGCGGTGATGAAAGCGGCTCAAGCCATCTCAGAAATGATCCATCTCGATCAATTAACTGCAACGTTGATGCAGGTGGTGATAGAAAATACCGGAGCCGAAACTGGCGCTCTGATTCTCTTGGAAGATGATCGGCTCACTGTTGTGGCTCAGTGCAGTGGAAGTAGACAGTGTAACCTAGAAAAGATCACTGTTGCTGGCTGTGCGACAATTCCTGTCTCCGTTATCCAATCAGTAGAACGCACATCTGAAACTCTGGTGTTTGATGATGCAGTCAGCGAACCGTCTTTTTTGACTGATCGGTATATTCAAAACCAACAAACGCGATCGCTCCTGTGTATGCCCATTCTCAAGCAAAATCAGCTGATTGGCATACTTTATCTGGAGAACAATCTCAGTCCCGGAGTGTTTACTAGCGATCGCTTGCAAGTACTTAAACTGTTGATTGCTCAGGCAGCAATTTCACTAGAAAATGCTCGGTTATATGAACGGTTATCGGATTATTCCGAAACACTGGAAAGGAAGGTAGAAGAGCAAACTCAAGCTTTGCAGCAGGAAATCGCGGAACGGCAACAAACCGAAGCCGCATTGAGACAAAGTGAAGCAAATTATCGCAACCTGCTACAAACCGCGAATTCCGTTATCATTCGCTATGATCCGCAAGGACGGATTCGCTACATCAACGATTATGGGGTAAAACTTCTTGGCTATGAAGAACATCAGATTTTAGGGCGGAGCTTATTTGAAACCATCATTCCAGAAACAGAACTTTCTGGACGTGATGTGAGACCCTTTGTCCATGATTTACTTCGTAATCCTCAATCGTACCCGCAAGGCGAGGGTGAAAACCTGTGTCGAGACGGTCGGCGAGTTTGGGTTGTTTGGTCAAATCAAGCCATCTTCAATGAACAAGGAGATGTCGTTGAAATCTTATCGGTTGGCAATGACACCACCCAGCGTAGACAAGCAGAAGAGGCATTACAACGCAGTGAAGCCAAGTTCCGAACTATCTTTGAAAACTCCCAGGTTGGCATCTACCGAACCCGCACCGATGATGGCTTAATTCTCAATGCCAATCAACGCTTTGCCGATCTGTTTGGTTTTGATTCACCCCAAGAAATTATTGGAATTGAACACACTATAGGCTATTGGGTCAATCCCAGCGATCGCCAACAAGGCATTGAGGTGATGAAGCGGGATGGGGAAGTGCGAAGCTATGAAGCACAGATGCGAAAACGAGATGGGACAGTGTTTTGGGGACTTTTCTCTTCTTATTTGAATGCAGCCGATGACTACATCGAAGGGGTGATTGCAGATATTAGCGATCGCAAACAGGCAGAAGTAGCGTTGCAAGCCTCTGAAGCAGAACTGCGATCGCTCTTTTCAGCCATTCCCGATCCGCTGTGTATCTTCACTGCCCAAGGGCAATTGATCTGTGCAATCAAAGGAAATCCGTCATATGGAGAGTTGCATAGGGAGGAGTATATTGGTAAAACACTGCATCAACTCTATGCTACGGGACAAGCTGATGAATTTCTGAGTTACATTCAGCAGGTGCTGAGAACCCAACAAGTACTCACAGTTGAATACAGCCAGTGGATAGCTGGACGAGAAATGTGGTTTTCGGCTCGCATTGCACCGATTCGGCACGAACAGGTGATTTGGATAGCGCGAGATATTACACTGCAAAAGCGAGCAGAAGCAGCCTCAATTTTGGAAGAACGCAACCGCATGGCGCGTGAAATTCACGACACACTCGCTCAGGCGTTTACAGGCATTCTGGCTCAGGTGGGAGCGGCAAAACAGGTGCTAACGGATGATTTAGAAGCCACGGAGGCACACCTAGACCTGATCAAAGAATTGGCGCGAACTGGACTGGTTGAAGCGCGGCGATCGGTAGTAGCGCTCCGTCCTCAGCTTTTGGAGGAAGGCAGTCTACAGAGCGCTCTACATCGTCTCGTCGCTCAACTCAGAACTGCCGCAATGGATACCACTTTATATTATGAGATTGAGGGTGCAGTATATTCTCTGCCGACTGAAGTCGAGAGTAATCTACTGCGGATTGGGCAGGAAGCCTTAACCAATGCGATTCGACACGCCAATGCTGATGAAATTCGAGTGGAGCTAATCTACGATCGCGATCGGTTTTGCTTGCGCGTGAGAGACAATGGACAGGGCTTTGGAGTTGGGATTATTCCAGCCTCTCTTGGTTTTGGCTTACTAGGCATGAGCGAACGGGCAGAGCGCATCGGCGCACAACTCACGATTAGGAGTCAACCTGGAGAAGGAACAGAGATGATTGTTACCGTCGATCAGGAGGCGTTACCATGAGCCAAGCCATTCGGGTTCTGATTGCAGACGATCATGCTATTTTTCGGCAAGGATTAGCCACCATTATTAACCGTGACCCAGATATGCAGGTGATTGCCCAAGCCGAAAATGGGGAACAAGCGATCGCTCTATTTGGGGAACACCAACCAGATGTCACGCTCATGGATCTGCGAATGCCTGAAGTGGAAGGAGTTGCCGCCATCGGTGCAATTTGTGCTACTGCTAAATCTGCTCGGATTATTGTACTGACCACGTATGATAGTGACGAAGATATTTATCGGGGATTGCAGGCAGGCGCAAAAGGATATCTGTTGAAAGAAACTGAACCTGACGAGCTTCTGAATGCTATTCGTACCGTTCATCGGGGTCAGAAGTATATTCCGCCTGATGTAGGAGCAAAGTTGGTACAGCGCCTCAGCAATCCAGAACTGAGTGAAAGAGAACTAGAAGTACTCCGCTCACTGGCGCAGGGAATGAGCAATGCCGATATTGCAGCTGCTTTGAGTATTGGTGAAGGCACTGTCAAATCTCATGTCAATCGGATTTTGAATAAGTTGGATGTGAGCGATCGCACCCAAGCTGTAATTGTTGCCGTTAAACGCGGCATTGTTAATTTATGAGGCGTACTTTCGATAGAAGTGGGATTCTAACTTGAGTTAGAACCAGCCTTCTACTCCACGATGGCATGGTTGCTCTATCCATTTATACTGTAAAATTTTTAACTTGCTATAGACGACAGCTTGAAGGCGATCTCCTATATTAAATTTATGCAAATAGAAGTGCATCCAATCAGGCAAATCATGCTCCTTGAGAGCGGTAATACCAATTCACAAAAAATTTGATACAGATGCAAACGCTAAAAAGTATGCTGAGTCTCACTTTCTTCATTTTGAATTTTGAATTTTGAATTGGTATAAGAGGCTGTCTCTAAAGAAATGTAAAGGGGACGGAAGCGGGCGATCGCAAACGCTCAAATCCTGATTCATACGACCAATCTGGTGCCTTTACACGGTTGATATCCGAAGTTTTCCGCCGGGAAGAGTAGACGCTAAAAGGAAACCCATTAGCTTTCTCAATAGATAGAACTAGGAGAATCCAATCATGGTCAAACAGCAATCTGTAGACGAACAAGCAAATGGAAAGGCAACTAGCAACCTGACACCAGCCCAGGAGTTTTTGCAAGAAATCTGGGATGAGCATCTGCGGCTTGAGTTTGACGCTCACAACACTGAAGATACTCTCGCCACGATGGTTGAGGATGCTTACGTTAACGGCATTCCGGTAATGATTGGGGGAGTAGGGAAACCGGCACTGCGCGAGTTTTATTCCAAGTACTTCATTCCACAGATGCCGCCGGACATGGAGCTGACTCCAGTCTCGCGCACAATCGGAACCAATCAACTCGTCGATGAAATGCTAGTTAAGTTCACTCATACCATCCAGATGGACTGGATGCTACCTGGCATTGCTCCGACTCTTAAACGGGTTGAAGTGGCATTGGTAGTAATTGTTCAGTTTCGTGACGACAAGCTAGCCCACGAACACCTCTACTGGGATCAGGCGAGTGTATTGGTTCAACTCGGTATGCTTGATCCGGGTACACTGCCCGTTGTAGGGGTTGACAGTGCACGCAAGGTACTTGATCCGAGCTTGCCCTCAAACGCACTGATCGATCGTGCCAGTGATCGCAACTAAGTGCAGGAGCCAGCAAATATCAATGCCTAAACCCGCCATTTTGCAACCAGGATCGTACTCATCCTGGTTGTAGGAGGCGCTTCTGATTGCTGGCTCCTACACGTATTGCTCATTGAGTTTTTGACAAAGTGACACAGCCATTCACAACAAGAGGTAACTATCATGATGCTGAATGGATTGAGTAAGTAAATTGCCAGGTTCCATGCTTGCTGCAAACATAAAAAAATGAACGACGATCGCAGCTACAGTTCCTTACTTGTACTCCCTTCAACTCAAGATTGGATGCAAGGTGTGCTGAGTGCCAAGGTCGTGCTGGTGATGTATGGAGACTATCAATGCTCTAAAAGTGCGGATGTTTACAGGATAATTCAAAGAATCAAACAAGAGCTGAGTGCTTCTTTTGGAGAAGATGATTTATGCTTTATCTTCCGTCATTTTCCGCAAGCACAGATTCATCCCCAAGCTCAACGGGCAGCCCAAGCAGCCGTTGCCGCTGCCGCTCAGGGACAGTTTTGGTCAATGCACGACACTTTGTTTGCCCATCAACAGAAGTTAGAAAATGGTTATCTTGTAGAGTACGCCAATGATTTAGGGCTTGATATCCCTCAATTTCTTAAAGAGTTGTCTAAACAAGTGCATATTGATCGTGTCAATGAAGATATCGAAAGTGGATGCAAGAGTGGAATAACGGCTACTCCAGCCCTATTTATCAATAACATTCGATATACTGGGCGCTGGAAAATGGCAGAGTTGATGACAGCCATTGTTGCTGCAAGTCACTAAGCTCTATTCATATCTGATACCAATTTGAAAAAAGAATGCGACAGATACACAGACCCAAAGCCTTATCCTGTCTAGATTCTTAATTTTGAATTTTGAATTTTGAATTGGTATGACTTGTTTGTTAGTGCTAGTAAGCTATCGAATGCGTGATGGCTAACTTTTGACTGTTTTGTGGAACTTAAGCGCCTCACTGGAATCACCCCAAAACAGGTTCGCTAACACGATACGAATTATTCATAGCGACAAACAGGAGAAAAGATGATGAAATTAACTACAACACGACGCTCAATTTCTAGAATCACTGGGATGCTTGCTAAAACCACTCTATCAATCATCGTGATAACGGGAGTAGGTGGGGTTTTGCGAATGCATCCGGCGATCGCTACCCCTCCACCTCAACAATCTCCTATTCTTGTTGCAACCGCCTACACGGATCTCACATTGCCAACCTTGAGACAGGGCGATCGCGGTAGAAGAGTGCAAATGTTGCAGCAAATTCTCTTAGATAATGGGTTCTTAAATGCTGCTGGAGTCAGGTTGGGAAATCCGAGGGGTGCGGTTGTTGATGGTGCATTTGGCGCGATTACAGAATCTGCGGTGAGAGATTTACAACAACGCTACAACATCCCCGTTACAGGACAGGTTAACCCTGTGACTTGGGAAGTGCTGGATATGCGGGAGAATCCCTATCGATCGCCGCTCCCCTGGAAAGTGTAAGCGTCCTCCCAGGTAACTGGCGGTCAGATCCAAGCACTACATCCACGCACAAATCAAGGAGACACAGATGAGGATTAAAGCAACCCAAGGACATCAGGGAAGCGGAACGGAAGTGAAAGACGCGACTTACGTGGATGCTGCCGGGTGGGGTAAGTATCGGTGGTGGCGGTATGTTCTGGGGCTGATGATCATTCTCTTTGCCTGGATGATCGTCGCTAACTTCGTTAGTGCGCTCGTCGCGCTCGCGCTCGGCGGCAAAGAGGGTGTCGCGGCGCTCAGTCGGCTGGATTACGCCGCGTTCGGTTCTGTGGGAGGTTTCGTCGTAGTCATGGCAGGTTTTCCGATGTTCCTCGCAGGAATTCTCATCGCCGTCTCCCTCATTCACCAGCGTCATCCCCGAACGCTCGTGACGGCGCGGGAGAGGATCAGTTGGACTCGCATCGGTCACGGCTTCGTGGCTGGGTTCGTGCCGTGGGTTCTGCTCGGCGGGCTAGGGCAGTACCTCCTCTACCCCAATAGCTTCTCCTTCAACTCAGACCTTAAGACGTTCGCGCTCTTCGTGCCTTTGGCACTAGTCATCACCGCAATCCAGACGACCACCGAGGAGCTTTTCTTTCGCGGGTACATCGTGCAGGGTGCGAGCCTGATCTGGTCGAACCGCATGTTTCTGGCGATCGTCTCAGCCGCGATCTTCACCCTGCCGCACGCCACCAACCCAGAGTCACAGGAGGGTGGCTGGATCGGGATGTTCCTCGGCTACTTCGTCGGCACGGGTCTATTATATGCGGTCGTTTCATTGATCGACGGCACTACCGAGCTTGCGATCGGCGCGCACTTCGCCAACAATCTCGCGTACTTTCTCTTGTTCAACTGGTCTGGAAGCTTCTTCACCACGCCAGCGCTGTTCAGCATCAGCGAGTACCATGCGAGATTCTATGACATCACCTCTCTTGTGCTGATTCCTGTTTTCCTCGTAATCGTTTTCCGGGTGTTCAAACGCAATAAGGCATCTTAACTCGTTTCCCAGAGCTACCGGAACGCTCTTCGGTAATCCCGTCAAATCCTGAAAACAATCGCAAAGGCAACTAGCGACCAGATCCAAGTACCACATCCACGCACCGGTAAAGGAGATAAAGATGAGGATCAAAGCAACTAAAGGAAAGCAGGGAATCGGGACGGAAGTGAAAGACGCGACTTACGTGGAGGCTGCCCGTTGGGGCAAGTATCGGGAGTGGCGGTATGTTCTGGGATTGGTGGTCATACTCTTTTCGTGGCTGGTTATCGGGAGTCTGGCCAGCGTATTCGTCGCGTTCGCGCTCAGCGGCCAGCCGGATTACTCCGTGCTTGATCCCTTTGGGAAGTTCCTGTTTGTTATGGCAGGTTTCCCGTTTTTCCTCGCGGGGGTTCTCATCGCCGTTACCCTTATCCACCGCCGCCACCCCCGAACGCTGATTACGGCGCGGGAAAAGATTAGCTGGCGGCGTGTCGGTCACGGGTTTGTGGCGTGGTTCGTGCCATTCTGCCTGATCGGTGGGCTGGGACAGTACTTCTTCTACCCTGACACCTTCTCCTTCAACTCCGACCTCACGACATTCGTGCGCTTCGTGCCGATCGCACTGGTTCTCACCGCGATCCAGACCACTACTGAAGAGCTTTTCTTTCGCGGATACATCGTGCAGGGCGCGAGCATTGTTTGGACTAACCGCATCTTTGTGGCGATCGTGCCAGCCGCGATCTTCACCCTGCCGCACCTCCTCAACCCGGAGGCGATCGCCGGCGGCTGGCTCACGGTATTCTTCACCTACTTCCTCGTTCCGGGTCTGGTATGGACTGTGGTCTCGCTAGTGGACGGAACCACCGAACTCGCCATTGGCGTACACTTCGCGAACAACATCGGCGGCATACTCCTGATCAACATCACTGGAAGTGCCATGACCACACCGGCTTTGTTCACAGTCAGCGAGTACCACGCGACCTACGGGGCGCTATCAGTACTGGTTGCAATACCTGTGTTTCTGGCGATCGCCTACAAGGTGTTCAAACGCGACGAGGCATCCGAACCCGTTTCCCAGAGCCACCACAAGGGTCGTCGGTGATCTCGTCAGTGCTCGGTCTGGACTGCTGTCATTGTTCACGTCGTTTTCAACTTGCCCACAATTCCGGTGATGGTAGCTGCTTTTATGGGCTGATAGGAAGGATCATCTGGAGGTTAAACCAATGGCAATTCTGAAACAATTCGGGATTTTATTTGTATTGGGCAGTGTGGGAATTGTCATGTTCACGATCGCGTCTATTCCTTTAGTCGAGCAACAGTTAGCGAAACTGTCTCCAGAAATACTGGAAAAAGTGCCACCATTGGGGATTTTAATGCTTCTGCAAGGACTACAGTATTCAATTCTACTGGCAATCAGCATTCTAATTGGAATTAGTTGTGCCTATCGTGTTGGATTAAGCTCCCATTTGATTGATCATTGGGTGTTTCACACCGCTAAGTCTCCATCTTTTACCGTTGAGATGAAGTGGAGCTTGGGTGTGGGTGCAGCTGCAGCGATCGTTCTCTTGTTGCTCGATCAGTTGATGCAACCTGTCCTACCTGAAGCGCTACGGGCAGCAAATAATACAGAGCCAAGTTGGTTGAATTTGCTCACAGCAATGTTCTATGGTGGCATTACTGAGGAAATTTTGATGCGCTGGGGTTTAATGTCGCTGCTGGTTTGGATCGCGTGGAAAGGGCTAAAACAAGGCGTTACGTTGCCAAGTCAAGGGATTTACCAGGGTGCGATCGTTCTAGCCGCGTTAGTATTTGGACTACTACACCTGCCAGCGACTGCCGCGATCGTTCCTCTCACTCCAGTTGTGATTATTCGGGCGTTGTTACTGAATGGGATTGTGGGGATTGCGTTTGGCTGGCTCTTTTGGCAATACTCGCTTGAGGCTGCAATGTTAGCCCATGTCAGCTTTCATGCTTTTGCCTCTGTTCTTAGCGGTTTACTGGCAAGGTTGGCTTAAGTTTTGGAATAGATATCGTAGGGCTAGTACTGCCCACAAAGCTTTACCGTGAAAGGTTTTAAAAATGGTGGGCGATGCCCACTACTTGAATTGATGCTCAACTTTACAGTTTTAAGGTGGTAAATCAAATGATTCAGTGCAAAGATTTTGCACCTCGGATTACTGAACGGGGACCCTTCGGCGGAGCTTCCGATTATGAATCCTTCTCTGAGGTTGTGAGTGCTGCAAATCAGTGGATCGCAAGTACAACGATACAGGTGATCAATGTTGAAACTGTTGTTTTACCCGATCGGATTGAAGGCACAAGTGATGATGTCTACGGAGTGACGACCAGTAATGCTTTCCACCCAGTGATGATCAGTCAGGGTCTAGCAATCAATTGCTTTCAATGTGTGCGTGTGTGGTACAGAGAATAAGCTTCACTGGAGAAGAAATAATGAAACGATTTACCTTGTTTACTTTTCTTTACCTCGCGCTGGGAGTTTGCCTGAGTGCGATCGCACTTGGATACCCAAACCTGCCTTCGGGTTCTCAAAGAAGCTTGTTCATCAGTGCAGGAACTTCCTACATTTTTTGTCTCCTCAGCACCTTCCCATTTTGGCGCGAGAGGACGATCCGCTTCTATCGCAGACGGAATTCAGCAGTAATTCTACCCTGGTTGGTGATTGGATTCTATATTGTTTGGATGATCTGGGAGGTTCAGAGTCAGAACTGGACGATGGAAGCCATTTTAGGAGCATTTTCGCGGCTAATAGTTGTCTTACCGTTTGTAGAACTCATTGTGATTACATGGCAAGTGAATTCTGAGCATTAGTGTCTAAATCGGATGATGCCGAAACAAACTCGTTTCAGCAACGCGAGATAGAGCCAAACGTACTACATAAGGAACACCATGAATAAGCCCAAGTTTTTGAGTAATAATAGGCTGTGGTGGAAGTTGACTACTTTTGAAACTTATTTCTTCAGCCCCAAGTTTTTCCTATTGCCTCTTTACTCTTACCCGCTAATGCAAATCAATTCTAAAATCAAAGCGGACGGCAAGATAAAATCCAATAAACATCTGAAAAAACTATTAGTATCATCATTCAACATGGAAGAAAAGTTTTTGGAACCACTAACTTCAAACTCTCTTACTCAAAAGTTGCAAATATTTTCTTCCGAAGAAGTAGAATTATCGCTGAACATCAATAATATCTCCTACTCAGTCAAACTAGAACCTCGCGTTACTTTACTGGATGCACTTCGAGAGAAGCTGGGTTTGATGGGCACTAAAAAAGCTTGCGATCGTGGTGAATGTGGAGCATGTACTATTCTAGTCAATGGTCGCCGAATTAACTCCTGTATGACTCTAGCAATAATGCATATCGACGCTGAAATTACCACAATTGAGGGATTAGCTCAAGATAGCCAACTCCACCCCATGCAAACAGCTTTCATTACCTATGATGCTTTTCAATGTGGTTACTGCACATCGGGTCAAATTGTATCAGCCGTAGGAATGATATTAGAAGAACCACCAAAATCTGAGGCAGAAATTCGAGAAAAAATGAGTGGAAACCTTTGCCGTTGTGGAGCATATCCAAATATTATTGCGGCGATTCAGGATGTGCTAGAGGAAATGGAAAATGCA contains the following coding sequences:
- a CDS encoding PAS domain S-box protein, producing the protein MGKTRPMNYLQKFHLVEAEKARVLGQFFEAEEFYERAIALAAENEFIQEEALAYELAAKHYLARGRSKIAQTYMKEAHYCYDRWGATAKVKDLEKRYPQLLKTNLVRQSHSIVTDETIRHPTAAIDLAAVMKAAQAISEMIHLDQLTATLMQVVIENTGAETGALILLEDDRLTVVAQCSGSRQCNLEKITVAGCATIPVSVIQSVERTSETLVFDDAVSEPSFLTDRYIQNQQTRSLLCMPILKQNQLIGILYLENNLSPGVFTSDRLQVLKLLIAQAAISLENARLYERLSDYSETLERKVEEQTQALQQEIAERQQTEAALRQSEANYRNLLQTANSVIIRYDPQGRIRYINDYGVKLLGYEEHQILGRSLFETIIPETELSGRDVRPFVHDLLRNPQSYPQGEGENLCRDGRRVWVVWSNQAIFNEQGDVVEILSVGNDTTQRRQAEEALQRSEAKFRTIFENSQVGIYRTRTDDGLILNANQRFADLFGFDSPQEIIGIEHTIGYWVNPSDRQQGIEVMKRDGEVRSYEAQMRKRDGTVFWGLFSSYLNAADDYIEGVIADISDRKQAEVALQASEAELRSLFSAIPDPLCIFTAQGQLICAIKGNPSYGELHREEYIGKTLHQLYATGQADEFLSYIQQVLRTQQVLTVEYSQWIAGREMWFSARIAPIRHEQVIWIARDITLQKRAEAASILEERNRMAREIHDTLAQAFTGILAQVGAAKQVLTDDLEATEAHLDLIKELARTGLVEARRSVVALRPQLLEEGSLQSALHRLVAQLRTAAMDTTLYYEIEGAVYSLPTEVESNLLRIGQEALTNAIRHANADEIRVELIYDRDRFCLRVRDNGQGFGVGIIPASLGFGLLGMSERAERIGAQLTIRSQPGEGTEMIVTVDQEALP
- a CDS encoding response regulator, with amino-acid sequence MSQAIRVLIADDHAIFRQGLATIINRDPDMQVIAQAENGEQAIALFGEHQPDVTLMDLRMPEVEGVAAIGAICATAKSARIIVLTTYDSDEDIYRGLQAGAKGYLLKETEPDELLNAIRTVHRGQKYIPPDVGAKLVQRLSNPELSERELEVLRSLAQGMSNADIAAALSIGEGTVKSHVNRILNKLDVSDRTQAVIVAVKRGIVNL
- a CDS encoding DsbA family protein; amino-acid sequence: MNDDRSYSSLLVLPSTQDWMQGVLSAKVVLVMYGDYQCSKSADVYRIIQRIKQELSASFGEDDLCFIFRHFPQAQIHPQAQRAAQAAVAAAAQGQFWSMHDTLFAHQQKLENGYLVEYANDLGLDIPQFLKELSKQVHIDRVNEDIESGCKSGITATPALFINNIRYTGRWKMAELMTAIVAASH
- a CDS encoding peptidoglycan-binding domain-containing protein; amino-acid sequence: MMKLTTTRRSISRITGMLAKTTLSIIVITGVGGVLRMHPAIATPPPQQSPILVATAYTDLTLPTLRQGDRGRRVQMLQQILLDNGFLNAAGVRLGNPRGAVVDGAFGAITESAVRDLQQRYNIPVTGQVNPVTWEVLDMRENPYRSPLPWKV
- a CDS encoding CPBP family intramembrane glutamic endopeptidase — translated: MRIKATQGHQGSGTEVKDATYVDAAGWGKYRWWRYVLGLMIILFAWMIVANFVSALVALALGGKEGVAALSRLDYAAFGSVGGFVVVMAGFPMFLAGILIAVSLIHQRHPRTLVTARERISWTRIGHGFVAGFVPWVLLGGLGQYLLYPNSFSFNSDLKTFALFVPLALVITAIQTTTEELFFRGYIVQGASLIWSNRMFLAIVSAAIFTLPHATNPESQEGGWIGMFLGYFVGTGLLYAVVSLIDGTTELAIGAHFANNLAYFLLFNWSGSFFTTPALFSISEYHARFYDITSLVLIPVFLVIVFRVFKRNKAS
- a CDS encoding CPBP family intramembrane glutamic endopeptidase translates to MRIKATKGKQGIGTEVKDATYVEAARWGKYREWRYVLGLVVILFSWLVIGSLASVFVAFALSGQPDYSVLDPFGKFLFVMAGFPFFLAGVLIAVTLIHRRHPRTLITAREKISWRRVGHGFVAWFVPFCLIGGLGQYFFYPDTFSFNSDLTTFVRFVPIALVLTAIQTTTEELFFRGYIVQGASIVWTNRIFVAIVPAAIFTLPHLLNPEAIAGGWLTVFFTYFLVPGLVWTVVSLVDGTTELAIGVHFANNIGGILLINITGSAMTTPALFTVSEYHATYGALSVLVAIPVFLAIAYKVFKRDEASEPVSQSHHKGRR
- a CDS encoding CPBP family intramembrane glutamic endopeptidase; translation: MAILKQFGILFVLGSVGIVMFTIASIPLVEQQLAKLSPEILEKVPPLGILMLLQGLQYSILLAISILIGISCAYRVGLSSHLIDHWVFHTAKSPSFTVEMKWSLGVGAAAAIVLLLLDQLMQPVLPEALRAANNTEPSWLNLLTAMFYGGITEEILMRWGLMSLLVWIAWKGLKQGVTLPSQGIYQGAIVLAALVFGLLHLPATAAIVPLTPVVIIRALLLNGIVGIAFGWLFWQYSLEAAMLAHVSFHAFASVLSGLLARLA
- a CDS encoding (2Fe-2S)-binding protein, whose translation is MEEKFLEPLTSNSLTQKLQIFSSEEVELSLNINNISYSVKLEPRVTLLDALREKLGLMGTKKACDRGECGACTILVNGRRINSCMTLAIMHIDAEITTIEGLAQDSQLHPMQTAFITYDAFQCGYCTSGQIVSAVGMILEEPPKSEAEIREKMSGNLCRCGAYPNIIAAIQDVLEEMENAAI